One Brachyspira pilosicoli P43/6/78 genomic window carries:
- a CDS encoding dicarboxylate/amino acid:cation symporter, whose protein sequence is MPRLIIGILLGIFFGQQFIPEVISRVIVTASGIFSSYLKFVIPLMIVSYVSMGIADLKEGSGFLLLVTCILAYGSTLIAGSASFLVAYNLFPSFMSADDIQRIADAAGNSVTPYLSITVTPLLDTLAAVLFAFIIGLGISTMRGKEIGEYLYNVFKELSTIIGKVLRVSIIPLLPLYICGTFVDMTRSGKTFVILGILWKVFLVVIIMHLIYLLIAFLVSGTIGKKNPFMLMKNQIAGYATALGTQSSAATIPVNLQCAEKDGISEQIRNFVVPLCANIHMAGSMITITACATAVCLMNQIPISYNTILPFIAMLGIAMIASPGAPGGSIMTALPFLYMVGLGGPDSPLSAIMVALYITQDSFGTACNVSGDNALGVIVDTIYKKKVVKA, encoded by the coding sequence GTGCCTAGGCTGATTATCGGAATTTTGCTTGGTATATTTTTTGGACAGCAATTTATACCAGAAGTAATATCTAGAGTCATAGTAACGGCATCTGGTATATTTAGTTCTTATTTAAAATTTGTAATACCTTTGATGATAGTTTCTTATGTATCTATGGGTATAGCTGATTTGAAAGAAGGTTCAGGGTTCTTATTGCTTGTAACATGTATATTGGCTTATGGCTCTACATTAATTGCTGGCTCTGCATCATTCTTGGTGGCTTACAATTTATTTCCTAGCTTTATGAGTGCTGATGATATTCAGAGAATTGCTGATGCTGCTGGTAATTCTGTTACTCCTTATTTATCTATAACCGTAACACCTTTATTAGATACTTTAGCTGCTGTTTTATTTGCATTTATAATAGGACTTGGAATATCTACTATGAGAGGAAAAGAAATAGGAGAATATTTATACAATGTATTTAAAGAATTATCTACTATTATTGGTAAAGTTTTGCGTGTATCTATAATTCCTTTACTTCCTCTTTATATTTGTGGTACTTTTGTTGATATGACTAGATCTGGAAAAACTTTTGTAATATTAGGAATATTATGGAAAGTATTCTTAGTAGTTATTATTATGCATTTAATATATCTTCTAATAGCTTTCTTAGTATCTGGTACTATAGGAAAGAAAAATCCTTTTATGCTTATGAAGAACCAAATTGCAGGATATGCAACTGCTTTAGGTACACAATCATCTGCTGCTACTATACCTGTTAATTTACAATGTGCAGAAAAAGATGGTATATCTGAACAAATAAGAAATTTCGTAGTACCTCTTTGTGCTAATATTCACATGGCAGGCTCTATGATTACAATTACAGCATGTGCCACAGCAGTATGTTTGATGAATCAGATTCCTATTTCTTATAATACTATACTTCCATTTATTGCTATGCTTGGTATTGCTATGATAGCTTCTCCTGGTGCTCCTGGCGGTTCTATAATGACAGCTTTACCATTCCTTTATATGGTTGGTCTTGGCGGTCCTGACAGTCCTTTAAGTGCTATAATGGTTGCTTTATACATCACTCAAGACTCATTCGGTACTGCTTGTAATGTATCTGGTGATAATGCTTTAGGTGTTATAGTGGATACAATATATAAAAAGAAAGTTGTAAAAGCTTAA
- a CDS encoding serine dehydratase subunit alpha family protein yields the protein MDKKLYDNYINILKEELVPALGCTEPIAIAFAGAKVREVLGDMPESVVVKCSGNIIKNVKGVTVPNSNGLKGIDVAAVLGIVGGDASKNLEVLSSIKQEDIDNTKILLKTDFCKCELIENVENLYIIIEAKNKKSNAVVEIRNGHTNITKIIKDGKEIFKSDDNSSSDSNTDRESLTVKDIYTFANEVKIEDIKDVISRQIDMNTAISKEGINNEYGASIGKTLLKYYGENDIRNKAKAYASAGSDARMGGCAMPVVTNSGSGNQGITASIPVIEYASHLNVSEEKLYRALVLSNLIAILQKKHIGKLSAFCGVVCAATGAASGIAYLHDATYKQISDTIINALATIGGMVCDGAKSSCASKIAEAIDCGILAFNMARDGKVFKSGDGLVKDDVEATIDSIGRMAKDGMKATDVEILNIMIEK from the coding sequence ATGGATAAAAAGCTGTATGATAACTATATTAATATTTTAAAAGAGGAATTAGTTCCTGCTTTGGGTTGTACTGAACCTATAGCTATAGCTTTTGCTGGAGCTAAAGTTAGAGAAGTTTTGGGAGATATGCCGGAATCTGTTGTTGTGAAATGCAGCGGAAATATTATTAAGAATGTTAAAGGGGTTACAGTTCCTAATTCTAATGGATTAAAAGGAATAGACGTTGCGGCTGTTTTAGGAATAGTTGGAGGAGATGCTAGTAAAAATCTTGAGGTATTAAGCAGTATTAAACAAGAGGATATTGATAATACAAAGATATTGCTTAAAACAGATTTTTGTAAATGTGAGCTTATAGAGAACGTTGAAAACTTATATATTATTATTGAAGCTAAAAATAAAAAATCTAATGCTGTAGTTGAAATAAGAAACGGACACACTAATATTACAAAAATAATTAAAGATGGTAAAGAAATTTTTAAATCTGATGATAATTCTTCTTCAGATTCTAATACAGATAGAGAATCTCTCACTGTTAAAGATATATATACTTTTGCTAATGAGGTAAAAATAGAAGATATAAAAGATGTAATATCAAGACAAATAGATATGAATACAGCTATATCCAAAGAAGGTATTAATAATGAATACGGTGCTTCTATTGGAAAGACACTATTAAAATATTATGGAGAAAATGACATAAGAAATAAAGCGAAAGCTTATGCTTCTGCAGGTTCTGATGCTCGTATGGGCGGATGTGCTATGCCTGTAGTTACAAATTCTGGAAGCGGAAATCAGGGTATTACTGCTTCTATTCCTGTAATAGAATATGCATCTCATTTAAATGTATCTGAAGAGAAATTATATAGGGCTTTAGTTTTATCAAACTTAATAGCTATCTTACAAAAGAAACATATAGGTAAATTATCAGCATTTTGCGGGGTTGTATGTGCTGCTACTGGTGCTGCTTCCGGTATTGCTTATTTGCATGATGCTACATACAAACAAATATCTGATACTATAATTAATGCTTTAGCTACTATAGGCGGAATGGTTTGCGATGGAGCTAAATCTTCTTGTGCTTCCAAGATTGCTGAGGCTATTGATTGCGGAATACTTGCTTTTAATATGGCTAGAGATGGAAAAGTATTTAAGTCTGGTGATGGACTTGTAAAAGATGATGTTGAGGCTACTATTGACAGCATAGGAAGAATGGCTAAAGATGGCATGAAAGCTACAGATGTTGAGATACTTAATATTATGATAGAAAAATAA
- a CDS encoding DUF721 domain-containing protein: MKEIIDILNEYSNKKNSNLYSYLKIANKWNIIMGDVLSKICYPSFFRNGILSVNVIDSVWANEIMMNKIKIFNNIKNETNIVVYNLVTRIDDINNNNFDNNTKKNYVKKTVTEEHKRWADETIKESNIEDEKMREKFYNILLEAED, from the coding sequence ATGAAAGAGATTATAGACATATTAAATGAATATTCAAATAAAAAAAATAGTAATTTATATTCATATTTAAAAATTGCTAATAAGTGGAATATAATTATGGGAGATGTTTTATCTAAAATATGCTATCCTTCATTTTTTAGAAATGGCATTTTAAGTGTTAATGTTATAGATAGTGTATGGGCTAATGAGATTATGATGAATAAAATAAAAATATTTAATAATATAAAAAACGAAACTAATATTGTAGTTTATAATCTTGTTACAAGAATAGATGATATTAATAACAATAATTTTGACAATAATACTAAAAAAAACTATGTAAAAAAAACTGTTACTGAAGAGCATAAAAGATGGGCAGATGAAACTATAAAAGAATCCAATATAGAAGATGAGAAAATGAGAGAGAAGTTTTATAATATTTTACTTGAGGCAGAGGATTGA
- a CDS encoding tetratricopeptide repeat protein, with protein sequence MILGFKVLEKMKIKILILFLLLFSLSFTYDASNINNAYRLYRAKNYKKAAELLEEEIKTTPILKIEYYEMLANAYMYMKDYNNMLRVARDGIIVNRFSHKLYFQKGYALYKLGKTNEAIEPVRHSLILNPDDAYMNNFLGLLYLYTEDYKLAEASFLKANIYSTNNIVYMINLAATYERDKNYVSALKIYEDVYNIDKTYRNVAESINRVKNYLGYTNEDIKVVNTVETAHNEDTEVNLINPIENTNQTVITNNIYTNNIINTNSTVNTNDTNSSTTNQ encoded by the coding sequence ATGATTTTAGGCTTCAAAGTTTTAGAAAAGATGAAAATTAAAATACTTATTTTATTTTTACTTCTTTTTAGCTTAAGTTTTACCTATGATGCTTCTAATATTAATAATGCATATAGACTTTATAGAGCTAAAAATTATAAGAAAGCTGCAGAATTGTTAGAAGAAGAGATTAAAACTACACCTATATTAAAAATAGAATATTATGAAATGCTTGCTAATGCATATATGTATATGAAAGATTATAATAATATGCTTAGAGTGGCAAGAGATGGTATTATAGTTAATAGATTTTCTCATAAGCTTTATTTTCAAAAGGGGTATGCTTTATATAAATTGGGTAAAACTAATGAGGCTATTGAACCTGTAAGGCATTCTCTTATATTAAATCCTGATGATGCTTATATGAACAATTTTTTAGGTTTGTTATATCTTTATACTGAAGATTATAAATTAGCTGAAGCATCTTTCTTAAAGGCTAATATATATAGCACTAATAATATTGTATATATGATTAATTTGGCTGCTACTTATGAGAGAGATAAAAATTATGTATCTGCTCTAAAGATTTATGAAGATGTTTATAATATAGATAAAACTTATAGAAATGTGGCTGAATCTATAAATAGAGTTAAAAATTATTTAGGATATACAAACGAAGATATTAAAGTTGTTAATACTGTTGAAACTGCTCATAATGAGGATACAGAAGTTAATTTAATAAACCCTATTGAAAATACAAATCAAACTGTTATTACTAATAATATATATACAAATAATATCATTAATACTAATAGTACAGTAAATACTAATGATACTAATTCAAGTACTACGAATCAATAA
- a CDS encoding aromatic ring-hydroxylating oxygenase subunit alpha → MIYNMWYGVLDSKEVKKNKPLFAKRLNKNLVFWRDENNNICCIEDKCCHRGASLSHGKVCGNNIACPFHGFQFNKNGKVVMIPANGKNTQVDERFFVESYEVRELYGLIWLWYGDKDKINDKIMFPDDLEDKKFSYSTIRDEWHNHYTRCIENQLDVVHVAFVHYNTIGKGNKTLVNGPLVELNEDTNTLKFYVNNVIDNGQKALSASEMKKEDFKYFLYFYFPNIWQNYIFEKMRVFAAFAPVDDENTVVYIRFYQKVVNIPIIKNIVNFIGKKFSAYVLKQDKDVVKTQSSKESYLGMKEEKLIPGDMPIIAYRSHRDKLKKLNNK, encoded by the coding sequence ATGATATACAATATGTGGTATGGAGTATTAGACTCTAAAGAAGTAAAGAAAAACAAACCGCTCTTCGCTAAAAGATTAAATAAAAATCTAGTGTTCTGGAGAGATGAAAATAATAATATATGCTGTATAGAAGATAAATGCTGTCATAGAGGAGCTTCTCTTTCTCATGGAAAAGTATGCGGTAATAATATAGCATGCCCTTTTCATGGTTTTCAATTTAACAAAAACGGCAAAGTTGTAATGATTCCTGCTAATGGAAAAAATACTCAAGTTGATGAAAGATTTTTTGTTGAAAGCTATGAGGTGAGAGAGCTTTATGGTTTAATATGGTTATGGTATGGAGATAAAGATAAAATCAATGATAAAATAATGTTTCCTGATGATTTGGAAGATAAAAAGTTTTCTTACTCTACAATAAGAGATGAGTGGCATAATCATTATACAAGATGCATAGAAAATCAACTTGATGTAGTTCATGTAGCCTTTGTTCATTATAATACAATAGGCAAAGGAAATAAAACTTTAGTAAATGGTCCATTAGTTGAACTAAATGAAGATACTAATACATTAAAATTTTATGTAAATAATGTAATTGATAATGGACAAAAAGCATTAAGTGCATCAGAAATGAAAAAAGAAGATTTTAAATATTTTTTATATTTTTATTTTCCTAATATTTGGCAAAATTATATATTTGAAAAGATGAGAGTATTTGCCGCATTTGCTCCGGTTGATGATGAAAATACTGTTGTTTATATTAGATTTTATCAAAAAGTTGTAAATATACCAATAATAAAAAATATAGTAAACTTTATAGGTAAAAAATTCTCAGCTTATGTATTAAAACAAGATAAAGATGTTGTAAAAACTCAAAGCTCTAAAGAATCATATTTAGGAATGAAAGAAGAAAAACTAATACCAGGAGATATGCCTATAATAGCCTATAGAAGCCATAGAGATAAGCTAAAAAAATTAAATAATAAATAA
- a CDS encoding chloride channel protein, producing MKPNFEAKYIKLYVLSSFIGATVGFIVSFYRMILYRLSINVFYVSNFILSKWYYPIIMFIVLISLGSLIGLILRHYPQIRGAGVPQIKYYLSLNEPKNIVVEIALKLFGSMISFASGLSLGRAGPSMHIGTLVGLFYHKHFYSHISKYRRYLIIAGACAGMTATFSAPFTGIAFSFEELKENKNHIVFVCIALSSIFSILVIEHILGQSMILNFNLPRILEVRHYISLLPLGLICGLLASFQNILMNTFSKFYQKIKNDILRPVPAFIVAGIMIMFFPYVLGSGDLLIGSIVMDKFPIHMLFILIFVKLFYTSVCSTSGAVGGVFFPTFILGSSIGSLYDIFLVHYFPEYAMYGDLFIVLGITSMMSGITRTPIMVCILILEISSSVSNFVALMIVAIISYMVAKVLGVTSIYDFKED from the coding sequence ATGAAACCGAATTTTGAAGCTAAATATATCAAATTATATGTACTTTCATCTTTTATAGGTGCTACTGTTGGTTTTATAGTGTCTTTTTATAGAATGATATTATATAGACTAAGCATTAATGTCTTTTATGTTTCAAATTTTATTCTTAGCAAATGGTATTATCCTATAATAATGTTTATAGTTTTAATTTCTCTTGGCTCTCTTATAGGATTAATATTAAGACATTATCCACAGATAAGAGGTGCTGGAGTTCCGCAGATAAAATATTATCTTTCTCTTAATGAACCAAAAAATATTGTTGTTGAAATAGCATTAAAACTTTTTGGAAGTATGATATCTTTTGCAAGCGGACTTTCACTTGGAAGAGCTGGTCCTTCTATGCATATAGGCACGCTTGTTGGGCTTTTTTATCATAAACATTTTTATAGTCATATATCCAAATATAGAAGATATCTTATTATAGCTGGTGCTTGTGCTGGTATGACTGCAACTTTTAGTGCACCATTTACAGGAATTGCTTTCTCTTTTGAAGAGCTTAAAGAAAATAAAAATCATATAGTTTTTGTTTGTATAGCACTCTCTTCAATATTTTCTATACTTGTAATAGAGCATATTTTAGGTCAATCTATGATACTTAATTTTAATTTGCCTAGAATACTTGAAGTAAGACATTATATATCTTTACTTCCTTTAGGTTTAATATGCGGACTTCTTGCTTCTTTTCAAAATATACTTATGAATACATTTAGTAAATTTTATCAGAAGATAAAAAATGATATATTACGTCCTGTGCCTGCTTTTATAGTTGCTGGTATTATGATAATGTTTTTCCCTTATGTATTAGGAAGCGGAGATTTGCTTATAGGAAGTATAGTAATGGATAAGTTTCCTATACATATGTTATTTATACTTATATTTGTTAAGCTCTTTTATACATCAGTATGTTCTACATCTGGAGCTGTGGGTGGAGTATTTTTCCCTACTTTTATTCTTGGCTCTTCTATAGGGTCTTTGTATGATATTTTTTTGGTGCATTATTTTCCGGAATATGCTATGTATGGAGATTTGTTTATAGTGTTGGGTATCACTTCTATGATGTCTGGTATTACAAGAACACCTATAATGGTATGTATATTAATATTAGAGATATCAAGTTCTGTTTCAAATTTTGTTGCTCTCATGATAGTAGCTATAATATCATATATGGTAGCTAAAGTTCTTGGAGTAACTTCTATATATGATTTCAAAGAAGATTAA
- the ychF gene encoding redox-regulated ATPase YchF encodes MALSIGIVGLPNVGKSTLFNALTNAHAEAANYPFCTIDKNEATAIIKDERVDKLANLFKSKKKVYNTTTFVDIAGLVKGASKGEGLGNKFLSHIREVNAVLHVVRVFEDGNITHIGEVDPLRDLDIILTELMLADIETLNARMERQKKVAKGSKAKSVEEEIALLEKILPELNNFKPIFSLDLTDSEKDILKPLFLLTSKSMMIGANLSENELANPEKNSHYVTLQNYAKERNIELIPFSAKIEADLQDLDEEERLSYLADLGVKESGVERLTKAGHKLLKLLTFLTSGEDETRAWTVREGAYAPEAAGVIHSDFERGFISAEVINCDKLLELGSFVKAKEAGAIRLEGKQYLMQEGDVVTFRFNV; translated from the coding sequence ATGGCTTTATCTATAGGAATTGTAGGACTTCCAAACGTAGGAAAATCAACACTTTTTAATGCACTAACAAATGCTCATGCAGAGGCAGCTAATTATCCGTTTTGTACTATAGATAAAAATGAAGCCACTGCAATAATAAAAGATGAAAGAGTAGATAAATTAGCAAATCTTTTTAAATCAAAAAAGAAAGTTTATAACACTACTACATTTGTTGATATTGCCGGACTTGTAAAGGGAGCTTCTAAAGGTGAAGGGCTTGGAAACAAATTCCTTTCGCATATTAGAGAAGTAAATGCAGTGCTCCATGTTGTGCGTGTATTTGAAGATGGAAACATTACTCATATAGGGGAGGTTGATCCATTAAGAGATTTGGATATAATATTAACAGAGCTTATGCTTGCAGATATTGAAACACTTAATGCTAGAATGGAGAGACAAAAAAAGGTTGCTAAAGGAAGCAAAGCAAAATCAGTAGAAGAAGAGATTGCGTTACTTGAAAAAATACTTCCAGAGTTAAATAATTTTAAGCCAATATTTAGTTTAGATTTAACTGATTCAGAAAAAGATATATTAAAACCATTATTTTTATTAACATCAAAAAGCATGATGATAGGGGCTAATTTATCAGAAAATGAATTAGCTAACCCAGAAAAAAATTCTCATTATGTAACACTTCAAAATTATGCCAAAGAGAGAAATATAGAGCTTATACCTTTCAGTGCTAAAATAGAAGCAGATTTACAGGATTTGGACGAAGAGGAGAGATTAAGCTATTTAGCAGATTTAGGTGTTAAAGAATCTGGAGTAGAGAGATTAACTAAAGCAGGACATAAATTATTAAAGCTTTTAACATTCCTTACTTCTGGAGAAGATGAAACTAGGGCTTGGACTGTGAGAGAAGGTGCTTATGCTCCAGAGGCTGCTGGAGTTATACACAGTGATTTTGAGAGGGGATTTATTAGTGCTGAGGTTATTAACTGTGATAAACTTTTGGAGCTTGGAAGTTTTGTTAAGGCTAAAGAGGCTGGTGCTATTAGACTTGAGGGTAAACAGTATCTTATGCAAGAGGGTGATGTTGTAACTTTTAGGTTCAATGTTTAA